The genomic window TTAAAGACTACCTCAAAAAGAAACGCATTAAAAAAATTCTTTCTTACCAAGGCACCGTAGATATAGAAAACAACTGGCAACAATTGGAGAAAGAAGAAATAATGGAATATGAAGGCCGGAATGCTTTCCAGAAAACTTCGGTCGCAAGGAAAGACAATTCCCCTGTCTGACATCACCATCGCTTGTTGCGCAAAGAAACATCAGTATCAGGTATTTACCATTGACAATCACTTTCATGCTATCCAGGATATAAACA from Candidatus Brocadia sp. includes these protein-coding regions:
- a CDS encoding type II toxin-antitoxin system VapB family antitoxin gives rise to the protein MRTTLNIDDLLMKQLLEATHEKSKTRAIAIAIKDYLKKKRIKKILSYQGTVDIENNWQQLEKEEIMEYEGRNAFQKTSVARKDNSPV